One region of Oncorhynchus keta strain PuntledgeMale-10-30-2019 chromosome 24, Oket_V2, whole genome shotgun sequence genomic DNA includes:
- the LOC127911383 gene encoding uncharacterized protein LOC127911383 isoform X15, with translation MAVTVAKTHPTVFQTSGNTKFQIVFVTMSGLTVGYSSTAGFVFVTMSGLTVGYSSTAGFVFVTMSGLTVGYSSTARFVFVTMSGLTVGYSSTAGFVFVTMSGLTVGYSSTAGFVFVTMSGLTVGYSSTAGFVFVTMSGLTVGYSSTAGFVFVTMSGLTVGYSSTAGFVFVTMSGLTVGYSSTAGFVFVTMSGLTVGYSSTAGFVFVTMSGLTVGYSSTAGFVFVTMSGLTVGYSSTAGFVFVTMSGLTVGYSSTARFVFVTMSGLTVGYSSTAGFVFVTMSGLTVGYSSTARFVFVTMSGLTVGYSSTARFVFVTMSGLTVGYSSTAGFVFVTMSGLTVGYSSTARFVFVTMSGLTVGYSSTAGFVFVTMSGLTVGYSSTAGFVFVTMSGLTVGYSSTAGFVFVTMSGLTVGYSSTAGFVFVTMSGLTVGYSSTARFVFVTMSGLTVGYSSTARFVFVTMSGLTVGYSSTAGFVFVTMSGLTVGYSSTARFVFVTMSGLTVGYSSTAGFVFVTMSGLTVGYSSTARFVFVTMSGLTVGYSSTAGFVFVTMSGLTVGYSSTAGFVFVTMSGLTVGYSSTARFVFVTMSGLTVGYSSTAGFVFVTMSGLTVGYSSTARFVFVTMSGLTVGYSSTARFKA, from the exons ATGGCAGTTACAGTTGCCAAGACCCACCCCACAGTTTTCCAAACAAGTGGGAACACAAAGTTTCAGATTGTGTTTGTTACTATGTCAGGGCTTACTGTAGGTTACAGTAGTACAGCTGGGTTTGTGTTTGTTACTATGTCAGGGCTTACTGTAGGTTACAGTAGTACAGCTGGGTTTGTGTTTGTTACTATGTCAGGGCTTACTGTAG GTTACAGTAGTACAGCTCGGTTTGTGTTTGTTACTATGTCAGGGCTTACTGTAGGTTACAGTAGTACAGCTGGGTTTGTGTTTGTTACTATGTCAGGGCTTACTGTAGGTTACAGTAGTACAGCTGGGTTTGTGTTTGTTACTATGTCGGGGCTTACTGTAGGTTACAGTAGTACAGCTGGGTTTGTGTTTGTTACTATGTCGGGGCTTACTGTAGGTTACAGTAGTACAGCTGGGTTTGTGTTTGTTACTATGTCAGGGCTTACTGTAGGTTACAGTAGTACAGCTGGGTTTGTGTTTGTTACTATGTCAGGGCTTACTGTAGGTTACAGTAGTACAGCTGGGTTTGTGTTTGTTACTATGTCAGGGCTTACTGTAGGTTACAGTAGTACAGCTGGGTTTGTGTTTGTTACTATGTCAGGGCTTACTGTAGGTTACAGTAGTACAGCTGGGTTTGTGTTTGTTACTATGTCAGGGCTTACTGTAG GTTACAGTAGTACAGCTGGGTTTGTGTTTGTTACTATGTCAGGGCTTACTGTAGGTTACAGTAGTACAGCTCGGTTTGTGTTTGTTACTATGTCAGGGCTTACTGTAGGTTACAGTAGTACAGCTGGGTTTGTGTTTGTTACTATGTCAGGGCTTACTGTAGGTTACAGTAGTACAGCTCGGTTTGTGTTTGTTACTATGTCGGGGCTTACTGTAGGTTACAGTAGTACAGCTCGGTTTGTGTTTGTTACTATGTCAGGGCTTACTGTAGGTTACAGTAGTACAGCTGGGTTTGTGTTTGTTACTATGTCAGGGCTTACTGTAGGTTACAGTAGTACAGCTCGGTTTGTGTTTGTTACTATGTCAGGGCTTACTGTAG GTTACAGTAGTACAGCTGGGTTTGTGTTTGTTACTATGTCAGGGCTTACTGTAGGTTACAGTAGTACAGCTGGGTTTGTGTTTGTTACTATGTCAGGGCTTACTGTAG GTTACAGTAGTACAGCTGGGTTTGTGTTTGTTACTATGTCAGGGCTTACTGTAGGTTACAGTAGTACAGCTGGGTTTGTGTTTGTTACTATGTCAGGGCTTACTGTAGGTTACAGTAGTACAGCTCGGTTTGTGTTTGTTACTATGTCAGGGCTTACTGTAG GTTACAGTAGTACAGCTCGGTTTGTGTTTGTTACTATGTCAGGGCTTACTGTAG GTTACAGTAGTACAGCTGGGTTTGTGTTTGTTACTATGTCAGGGCTTACTGTAGGTTACAGTAGTACAGCTCGGTTTGTGTTTGTTACTATGTCAGGGCTTACTGTAG GTTACAGTAGTACAGCTGGGTTTGTGTTTGTTACTATGTCAGGGCTTACTGTAGGTTACAGTAGTACAGCTCGGTTTGTGTTTGTTACTATGTCAGGGCTTACTGTAGGTTACAGTAGTACAGCTGGGTTTGTGTTTGTTACTATGTCAGGGCTTACTGTAGGTTACAGTAGTACAGCTGGGTTTGTGTTTGTTACTATGTCAGGGCTTACTGTAGGTTACAGTAGTACAGCTCGGTTTGTGTTTGTTACTATGTCAGGGCTTACTGTAGGTTACAGTAGTACAGCTGGGTTTGTGTTTGTTACTATGTCAGGGCTTACTGTAGGTTACAGTAGTACAGCTCGGTTTGTGTTTGTTACTATGTCAGGGCTTACTGTAGGTTACAGTAGTACAGCTCGGTTTAAAGCCTGA
- the LOC127911383 gene encoding uncharacterized protein LOC127911383 isoform X6 yields MAVTVAKTHPTVFQTSGNTKFQIVFVTMSGLTVGYSSTAGFVFVTMSGLTVGYSSTAGFVFVTMSGLTVGYSSTARFVFVTMSGLTVGYSSTAGFVFVTMSGLTVGYSSTAGFVFVTMSGLTVGYSSTAGFVFVTMSGLTVGYSSTAGFVFVTMSGLTVGYSSTAGFVFVTMSGLTVGYSSTAGFVFVTMSGLTVGYSSTAGFVFVTMSGLTVGYSSTAGFVFVTMSGLTVGYSSTAGFVFVTMSGLTVGYSSTARFVFVTMSGLTVGYSSTAGFVFVTMSGLTVGYSSTARFVFVTMSGLTVGYSSTARFVFVTMSGLTVGYSSTAGFVFVTMSGLTVGYSSTARFVFVTMSGLTVGYSSTAGFVFVTMSGLTVGYSSTAGFVFVTMSGLTVGYSSTAGFVFVTMSGLTVGYSSTAGFVFVTMSGLTVGYSSTARFVFVTMSGLTVGYSSTARFVFVTMSGLTVGYSSTAGFVFVTMSGLTVGYSSTAGFVFVTMSGLTVGYSSTAGFVFVTMSGLTVGYSSTARFVFVTMSGLTVGYSSTAGFVFVTMSGLTVGYSSTARFVFVTMSGLTVGYSSTAGFVFVTMSGLTVGYSSTAGFVFVTMSGLTVGYSSTARFVFVTMSGLTVGYSSTAGFVFVTMSGLTVGYSSTARFVFVTMSGLTVGYSSTARFKA; encoded by the exons ATGGCAGTTACAGTTGCCAAGACCCACCCCACAGTTTTCCAAACAAGTGGGAACACAAAGTTTCAGATTGTGTTTGTTACTATGTCAGGGCTTACTGTAGGTTACAGTAGTACAGCTGGGTTTGTGTTTGTTACTATGTCAGGGCTTACTGTAGGTTACAGTAGTACAGCTGGGTTTGTGTTTGTTACTATGTCAGGGCTTACTGTAG GTTACAGTAGTACAGCTCGGTTTGTGTTTGTTACTATGTCAGGGCTTACTGTAGGTTACAGTAGTACAGCTGGGTTTGTGTTTGTTACTATGTCAGGGCTTACTGTAGGTTACAGTAGTACAGCTGGGTTTGTGTTTGTTACTATGTCGGGGCTTACTGTAGGTTACAGTAGTACAGCTGGGTTTGTGTTTGTTACTATGTCGGGGCTTACTGTAGGTTACAGTAGTACAGCTGGGTTTGTGTTTGTTACTATGTCAGGGCTTACTGTAGGTTACAGTAGTACAGCTGGGTTTGTGTTTGTTACTATGTCAGGGCTTACTGTAGGTTACAGTAGTACAGCTGGGTTTGTGTTTGTTACTATGTCAGGGCTTACTGTAGGTTACAGTAGTACAGCTGGGTTTGTGTTTGTTACTATGTCAGGGCTTACTGTAGGTTACAGTAGTACAGCTGGGTTTGTGTTTGTTACTATGTCAGGGCTTACTGTAG GTTACAGTAGTACAGCTGGGTTTGTGTTTGTTACTATGTCAGGGCTTACTGTAGGTTACAGTAGTACAGCTCGGTTTGTGTTTGTTACTATGTCAGGGCTTACTGTAGGTTACAGTAGTACAGCTGGGTTTGTGTTTGTTACTATGTCAGGGCTTACTGTAGGTTACAGTAGTACAGCTCGGTTTGTGTTTGTTACTATGTCGGGGCTTACTGTAGGTTACAGTAGTACAGCTCGGTTTGTGTTTGTTACTATGTCAGGGCTTACTGTAGGTTACAGTAGTACAGCTGGGTTTGTGTTTGTTACTATGTCAGGGCTTACTGTAGGTTACAGTAGTACAGCTCGGTTTGTGTTTGTTACTATGTCAGGGCTTACTGTAG GTTACAGTAGTACAGCTGGGTTTGTGTTTGTTACTATGTCAGGGCTTACTGTAGGTTACAGTAGTACAGCTGGGTTTGTGTTTGTTACTATGTCAGGGCTTACTGTAG GTTACAGTAGTACAGCTGGGTTTGTGTTTGTTACTATGTCAGGGCTTACTGTAGGTTACAGTAGTACAGCTGGGTTTGTGTTTGTTACTATGTCAGGGCTTACTGTAGGTTACAGTAGTACAGCTCGGTTTGTGTTTGTTACTATGTCAGGGCTTACTGTAG GTTACAGTAGTACAGCTCGGTTTGTGTTTGTTACTATGTCAGGGCTTACTGTAGGTTACAGTAGTACAGCTGGGTTTGTGTTTGTTACTATGTCAGGGCTTACTGTAG GTTACAGTAGTACAGCTGGGTTTGTGTTTGTTACTATGTCAGGGCTTACTGTAGGTTACAGTAGTACAGCTGGGTTTGTGTTTGTTACTATGTCAGGGCTTACTGTAGGTTACAGTAGTACAGCTCGGTTTGTGTTTGTTACTATGTCAGGGCTTACTGTAG GTTACAGTAGTACAGCTGGGTTTGTGTTTGTTACTATGTCAGGGCTTACTGTAGGTTACAGTAGTACAGCTCGGTTTGTGTTTGTTACTATGTCAGGGCTTACTGTAGGTTACAGTAGTACAGCTGGGTTTGTGTTTGTTACTATGTCAGGGCTTACTGTAGGTTACAGTAGTACAGCTGGGTTTGTGTTTGTTACTATGTCAGGGCTTACTGTAGGTTACAGTAGTACAGCTCGGTTTGTGTTTGTTACTATGTCAGGGCTTACTGTAGGTTACAGTAGTACAGCTGGGTTTGTGTTTGTTACTATGTCAGGGCTTACTGTAGGTTACAGTAGTACAGCTCGGTTTGTGTTTGTTACTATGTCAGGGCTTACTGTAGGTTACAGTAGTACAGCTCGGTTTAAAGCCTGA
- the LOC127911383 gene encoding uncharacterized protein LOC127911383 isoform X20 produces the protein MAVTVAKTHPTVFQTSGNTKFQIVFVTMSGLTVGYSSTAGFVFVTMSGLTVGYSSTAGFVFVTMSGLTVGYSSTARFVFVTMSGLTVGYSSTAGFVFVTMSGLTVGYSSTAGFVFVTMSGLTVGYSSTAGFVFVTMSGLTVGYSSTAGFVFVTMSGLTVGYSSTAGFVFVTMSGLTVGYSSTAGFVFVTMSGLTVGYSSTAGFVFVTMSGLTVGYSSTAGFVFVTMSGLTVGYSSTAGFVFVTMSGLTVGYSSTARFVFVTMSGLTVGYSSTAGFVFVTMSGLTVGYSSTARFVFVTMSGLTVGYSSTARFVFVTMSGLTVGYSSTAGFVFVTMSGLTVGYSSTARFVFVTMSGLTVGYSSTAGFVFVTMSGLTVGYSSTAGFVFVTMSGLTVGYSSTAGFVFVTMSGLTVGYSSTAGFVFVTMSGLTVGYSSTARFVFVTMSGLTVGYSSTAGFVFVTMSGLTVGYSSTAGFVFVTMSGLTVGYSSTARFVFVTMSGLTVGYSSTAGFVFVTMSGLTVGYSSTAGFVFVTMSGLTVGYSSTARFVFVTMSGLTVGYSSTAGFVFVTMSGLTVGYSSTARFVFVTMSGLTVGYSSTARFKA, from the exons ATGGCAGTTACAGTTGCCAAGACCCACCCCACAGTTTTCCAAACAAGTGGGAACACAAAGTTTCAGATTGTGTTTGTTACTATGTCAGGGCTTACTGTAGGTTACAGTAGTACAGCTGGGTTTGTGTTTGTTACTATGTCAGGGCTTACTGTAGGTTACAGTAGTACAGCTGGGTTTGTGTTTGTTACTATGTCAGGGCTTACTGTAG GTTACAGTAGTACAGCTCGGTTTGTGTTTGTTACTATGTCAGGGCTTACTGTAGGTTACAGTAGTACAGCTGGGTTTGTGTTTGTTACTATGTCAGGGCTTACTGTAGGTTACAGTAGTACAGCTGGGTTTGTGTTTGTTACTATGTCGGGGCTTACTGTAGGTTACAGTAGTACAGCTGGGTTTGTGTTTGTTACTATGTCGGGGCTTACTGTAGGTTACAGTAGTACAGCTGGGTTTGTGTTTGTTACTATGTCAGGGCTTACTGTAGGTTACAGTAGTACAGCTGGGTTTGTGTTTGTTACTATGTCAGGGCTTACTGTAGGTTACAGTAGTACAGCTGGGTTTGTGTTTGTTACTATGTCAGGGCTTACTGTAGGTTACAGTAGTACAGCTGGGTTTGTGTTTGTTACTATGTCAGGGCTTACTGTAGGTTACAGTAGTACAGCTGGGTTTGTGTTTGTTACTATGTCAGGGCTTACTGTAG GTTACAGTAGTACAGCTGGGTTTGTGTTTGTTACTATGTCAGGGCTTACTGTAGGTTACAGTAGTACAGCTCGGTTTGTGTTTGTTACTATGTCAGGGCTTACTGTAGGTTACAGTAGTACAGCTGGGTTTGTGTTTGTTACTATGTCAGGGCTTACTGTAGGTTACAGTAGTACAGCTCGGTTTGTGTTTGTTACTATGTCGGGGCTTACTGTAGGTTACAGTAGTACAGCTCGGTTTGTGTTTGTTACTATGTCAGGGCTTACTGTAGGTTACAGTAGTACAGCTGGGTTTGTGTTTGTTACTATGTCAGGGCTTACTGTAGGTTACAGTAGTACAGCTCGGTTTGTGTTTGTTACTATGTCAGGGCTTACTGTAG GTTACAGTAGTACAGCTGGGTTTGTGTTTGTTACTATGTCAGGGCTTACTGTAGGTTACAGTAGTACAGCTGGGTTTGTGTTTGTTACTATGTCAGGGCTTACTGTAG GTTACAGTAGTACAGCTGGGTTTGTGTTTGTTACTATGTCAGGGCTTACTGTAGGTTACAGTAGTACAGCTGGGTTTGTGTTTGTTACTATGTCAGGGCTTACTGTAGGTTACAGTAGTACAGCTCGGTTTGTGTTTGTTACTATGTCAGGGCTTACTGTAGGTTACAGTAGTACAGCTGGGTTTGTGTTTGTTACTATGTCAGGGCTTACTGTAG GTTACAGTAGTACAGCTGGGTTTGTGTTTGTTACTATGTCAGGGCTTACTGTAGGTTACAGTAGTACAGCTCGGTTTGTGTTTGTTACTATGTCAGGGCTTACTGTAGGTTACAGTAGTACAGCTGGGTTTGTGTTTGTTACTATGTCAGGGCTTACTGTAGGTTACAGTAGTACAGCTGGGTTTGTGTTTGTTACTATGTCAGGGCTTACTGTAGGTTACAGTAGTACAGCTCGGTTTGTGTTTGTTACTATGTCAGGGCTTACTGTAGGTTACAGTAGTACAGCTGGGTTTGTGTTTGTTACTATGTCAGGGCTTACTGTAGGTTACAGTAGTACAGCTCGGTTTGTGTTTGTTACTATGTCAGGGCTTACTGTAGGTTACAGTAGTACAGCTCGGTTTAAAGCCTGA
- the LOC127911383 gene encoding uncharacterized protein LOC127911383 isoform X11, protein MAVTVAKTHPTVFQTSGNTKFQIVFVTMSGLTVGYSSTAGFVFVTMSGLTVGYSSTAGFVFVTMSGLTVGYSSTARFVFVTMSGLTVGYSSTAGFVFVTMSGLTVGYSSTAGFVFVTMSGLTVGYSSTAGFVFVTMSGLTVGYSSTAGFVFVTMSGLTVGYSSTAGFVFVTMSGLTVGYSSTAGFVFVTMSGLTVGYSSTAGFVFVTMSGLTVGYSSTAGFVFVTMSGLTVGYSSTAGFVFVTMSGLTVGYSSTARFVFVTMSGLTVGYSSTAGFVFVTMSGLTVGYSSTARFVFVTMSGLTVGYSSTARFVFVTMSGLTVGYSSTAGFVFVTMSGLTVGYSSTARFVFVTMSGLTVGYSSTAGFVFVTMSGLTVGYSSTAGFVFVTMSGLTVGYSSTAGFVFVTMSGLTVGYSSTAGFVFVTMSGLTVGYSSTARFVFVTMSGLTVGYSSTAGFVFVTMSGLTVGYSSTARFVFVTMSGLTVGYSSTARFVFVTMSGLTVGYSSTAGFVFVTMSGLTVGYSSTARFVFVTMSGLTVGYSSTAGFVFVTMSGLTVGYSSTAGFVFVTMSGLTVGYSSTARFVFVTMSGLTVGYSSTAGFVFVTMSGLTVGYSSTARFVFVTMSGLTVGYSSTARFKA, encoded by the exons ATGGCAGTTACAGTTGCCAAGACCCACCCCACAGTTTTCCAAACAAGTGGGAACACAAAGTTTCAGATTGTGTTTGTTACTATGTCAGGGCTTACTGTAGGTTACAGTAGTACAGCTGGGTTTGTGTTTGTTACTATGTCAGGGCTTACTGTAGGTTACAGTAGTACAGCTGGGTTTGTGTTTGTTACTATGTCAGGGCTTACTGTAG GTTACAGTAGTACAGCTCGGTTTGTGTTTGTTACTATGTCAGGGCTTACTGTAGGTTACAGTAGTACAGCTGGGTTTGTGTTTGTTACTATGTCAGGGCTTACTGTAGGTTACAGTAGTACAGCTGGGTTTGTGTTTGTTACTATGTCGGGGCTTACTGTAGGTTACAGTAGTACAGCTGGGTTTGTGTTTGTTACTATGTCGGGGCTTACTGTAGGTTACAGTAGTACAGCTGGGTTTGTGTTTGTTACTATGTCAGGGCTTACTGTAGGTTACAGTAGTACAGCTGGGTTTGTGTTTGTTACTATGTCAGGGCTTACTGTAGGTTACAGTAGTACAGCTGGGTTTGTGTTTGTTACTATGTCAGGGCTTACTGTAGGTTACAGTAGTACAGCTGGGTTTGTGTTTGTTACTATGTCAGGGCTTACTGTAGGTTACAGTAGTACAGCTGGGTTTGTGTTTGTTACTATGTCAGGGCTTACTGTAG GTTACAGTAGTACAGCTGGGTTTGTGTTTGTTACTATGTCAGGGCTTACTGTAGGTTACAGTAGTACAGCTCGGTTTGTGTTTGTTACTATGTCAGGGCTTACTGTAGGTTACAGTAGTACAGCTGGGTTTGTGTTTGTTACTATGTCAGGGCTTACTGTAGGTTACAGTAGTACAGCTCGGTTTGTGTTTGTTACTATGTCGGGGCTTACTGTAGGTTACAGTAGTACAGCTCGGTTTGTGTTTGTTACTATGTCAGGGCTTACTGTAGGTTACAGTAGTACAGCTGGGTTTGTGTTTGTTACTATGTCAGGGCTTACTGTAGGTTACAGTAGTACAGCTCGGTTTGTGTTTGTTACTATGTCAGGGCTTACTGTAG GTTACAGTAGTACAGCTGGGTTTGTGTTTGTTACTATGTCAGGGCTTACTGTAGGTTACAGTAGTACAGCTGGGTTTGTGTTTGTTACTATGTCAGGGCTTACTGTAG GTTACAGTAGTACAGCTGGGTTTGTGTTTGTTACTATGTCAGGGCTTACTGTAGGTTACAGTAGTACAGCTGGGTTTGTGTTTGTTACTATGTCAGGGCTTACTGTAGGTTACAGTAGTACAGCTCGGTTTGTGTTTGTTACTATGTCAGGGCTTACTGTAGGTTACAGTAGTACAGCTGGGTTTGTGTTTGTTACTATGTCAGGGCTTACTGTAGGTTACAGTAGTACAGCTCGGTTTGTGTTTGTTACTATGTCAGGGCTTACTGTAG GTTACAGTAGTACAGCTCGGTTTGTGTTTGTTACTATGTCAGGGCTTACTGTAG GTTACAGTAGTACAGCTGGGTTTGTGTTTGTTACTATGTCAGGGCTTACTGTAGGTTACAGTAGTACAGCTCGGTTTGTGTTTGTTACTATGTCAGGGCTTACTGTAGGTTACAGTAGTACAGCTGGGTTTGTGTTTGTTACTATGTCAGGGCTTACTGTAGGTTACAGTAGTACAGCTGGGTTTGTGTTTGTTACTATGTCAGGGCTTACTGTAGGTTACAGTAGTACAGCTCGGTTTGTGTTTGTTACTATGTCAGGGCTTACTGTAGGTTACAGTAGTACAGCTGGGTTTGTGTTTGTTACTATGTCAGGGCTTACTGTAGGTTACAGTAGTACAGCTCGGTTTGTGTTTGTTACTATGTCAGGGCTTACTGTAGGTTACAGTAGTACAGCTCGGTTTAAAGCCTGA
- the LOC127911383 gene encoding uncharacterized protein LOC127911383 isoform X7, which translates to MAVTVAKTHPTVFQTSGNTKFQIVFVTMSGLTVGYSSTAGFVFVTMSGLTVGYSSTAGFVFVTMSGLTVGYSSTARFVFVTMSGLTVGYSSTAGFVFVTMSGLTVGYSSTAGFVFVTMSGLTVGYSSTAGFVFVTMSGLTVGYSSTAGFVFVTMSGLTVGYSSTAGFVFVTMSGLTVGYSSTAGFVFVTMSGLTVGYSSTAGFVFVTMSGLTVGYSSTAGFVFVTMSGLTVGYSSTAGFVFVTMSGLTVGYSSTARFVFVTMSGLTVGYSSTAGFVFVTMSGLTVGYSSTARFVFVTMSGLTVGYSSTARFVFVTMSGLTVGYSSTAGFVFVTMSGLTVGYSSTARFVFVTMSGLTVGYSSTAGFVFVTMSGLTVGYSSTAGFVFVTMSGLTVGYSSTAGFVFVTMSGLTVGYSSTAGFVFVTMSGLTVGYSSTARFVFVTMSGLTVGYSSTAGFVFVTMSGLTVGYSSTARFVFVTMSGLTVGYSSTAGFVFVTMSGLTVGYSSTARFVFVTMSGLTVGYSSTAGFVFVTMSGLTVGYSSTARFVFVTMSGLTVGYSSTAGFVFVTMSGLTVGYSSTAGFVFVTMSGLTVGYSSTARFVFVTMSGLTVGYSSTAGFVFVTMSGLTVGYSSTARFVFVTMSGLTVGYSSTARFKA; encoded by the exons ATGGCAGTTACAGTTGCCAAGACCCACCCCACAGTTTTCCAAACAAGTGGGAACACAAAGTTTCAGATTGTGTTTGTTACTATGTCAGGGCTTACTGTAGGTTACAGTAGTACAGCTGGGTTTGTGTTTGTTACTATGTCAGGGCTTACTGTAGGTTACAGTAGTACAGCTGGGTTTGTGTTTGTTACTATGTCAGGGCTTACTGTAG GTTACAGTAGTACAGCTCGGTTTGTGTTTGTTACTATGTCAGGGCTTACTGTAGGTTACAGTAGTACAGCTGGGTTTGTGTTTGTTACTATGTCAGGGCTTACTGTAGGTTACAGTAGTACAGCTGGGTTTGTGTTTGTTACTATGTCGGGGCTTACTGTAGGTTACAGTAGTACAGCTGGGTTTGTGTTTGTTACTATGTCGGGGCTTACTGTAGGTTACAGTAGTACAGCTGGGTTTGTGTTTGTTACTATGTCAGGGCTTACTGTAGGTTACAGTAGTACAGCTGGGTTTGTGTTTGTTACTATGTCAGGGCTTACTGTAGGTTACAGTAGTACAGCTGGGTTTGTGTTTGTTACTATGTCAGGGCTTACTGTAGGTTACAGTAGTACAGCTGGGTTTGTGTTTGTTACTATGTCAGGGCTTACTGTAGGTTACAGTAGTACAGCTGGGTTTGTGTTTGTTACTATGTCAGGGCTTACTGTAG GTTACAGTAGTACAGCTGGGTTTGTGTTTGTTACTATGTCAGGGCTTACTGTAGGTTACAGTAGTACAGCTCGGTTTGTGTTTGTTACTATGTCAGGGCTTACTGTAGGTTACAGTAGTACAGCTGGGTTTGTGTTTGTTACTATGTCAGGGCTTACTGTAGGTTACAGTAGTACAGCTCGGTTTGTGTTTGTTACTATGTCGGGGCTTACTGTAGGTTACAGTAGTACAGCTCGGTTTGTGTTTGTTACTATGTCAGGGCTTACTGTAGGTTACAGTAGTACAGCTGGGTTTGTGTTTGTTACTATGTCAGGGCTTACTGTAGGTTACAGTAGTACAGCTCGGTTTGTGTTTGTTACTATGTCAGGGCTTACTGTAG GTTACAGTAGTACAGCTGGGTTTGTGTTTGTTACTATGTCAGGGCTTACTGTAGGTTACAGTAGTACAGCTGGGTTTGTGTTTGTTACTATGTCAGGGCTTACTGTAG GTTACAGTAGTACAGCTGGGTTTGTGTTTGTTACTATGTCAGGGCTTACTGTAGGTTACAGTAGTACAGCTGGGTTTGTGTTTGTTACTATGTCAGGGCTTACTGTAGGTTACAGTAGTACAGCTCGGTTTGTGTTTGTTACTATGTCAGGGCTTACTGTAGGTTACAGTAGTACAGCTGGGTTTGTGTTTGTTACTATGTCAGGGCTTACTGTAGGTTACAGTAGTACAGCTCGGTTTGTGTTTGTTACTATGTCAGGGCTTACTGTAG GTTACAGTAGTACAGCTGGGTTTGTGTTTGTTACTATGTCAGGGCTTACTGTAGGTTACAGTAGTACAGCTCGGTTTGTGTTTGTTACTATGTCAGGGCTTACTGTAG GTTACAGTAGTACAGCTGGGTTTGTGTTTGTTACTATGTCAGGGCTTACTGTAGGTTACAGTAGTACAGCTCGGTTTGTGTTTGTTACTATGTCAGGGCTTACTGTAGGTTACAGTAGTACAGCTGGGTTTGTGTTTGTTACTATGTCAGGGCTTACTGTAGGTTACAGTAGTACAGCTGGGTTTGTGTTTGTTACTATGTCAGGGCTTACTGTAGGTTACAGTAGTACAGCTCGGTTTGTGTTTGTTACTATGTCAGGGCTTACTGTAGGTTACAGTAGTACAGCTGGGTTTGTGTTTGTTACTATGTCAGGGCTTACTGTAGGTTACAGTAGTACAGCTCGGTTTGTGTTTGTTACTATGTCAGGGCTTACTGTAGGTTACAGTAGTACAGCTCGGTTTAAAGCCTGA